A single window of Sulfitobacter sp. JL08 DNA harbors:
- a CDS encoding 5-(carboxyamino)imidazole ribonucleotide synthase, whose translation MTETLKTGATIGILGGGQLGRMLSVAAARLGFRTHIFEPGANPPAGDVAHCVTQAAYEDSDALIKFANAVDVITYEFENIPTAALDILESHRPIRPGREALRVSQDRLTEKTFLQGLGLKTAPFADITDAETLSAALATIGAPAILKTRRFGYDGKGQARIKSPDDVAQAMDDMAGAPSILEGFVDFSYEVSVIAARGVHGDVACFDPGENVHRDGILHTTTVPARLSASQRTDAILLAANILNALDYVGVLGVELFVTSQGLIVNEIAPRVHNSGHWTQNGCTTDQFEQHIRAIAGWPLGDGQRFADIVMENLIGHDMDRVPLLAKEPDTALHLYGKAETKPGRKMGHVNRVVRTKT comes from the coding sequence ATGACTGAGACACTGAAGACAGGCGCGACCATCGGAATTCTGGGGGGCGGTCAACTGGGCCGTATGCTGTCCGTTGCTGCCGCGCGACTCGGCTTTAGAACCCACATATTCGAACCGGGCGCAAACCCGCCCGCCGGCGATGTTGCACATTGCGTCACCCAAGCGGCGTATGAAGACAGCGATGCGCTGATCAAATTTGCCAACGCAGTCGACGTGATCACCTACGAATTCGAAAACATCCCGACAGCGGCTTTGGATATTCTGGAATCCCACCGCCCGATCCGACCCGGGCGCGAGGCGCTGCGCGTCTCACAGGACAGGCTGACCGAAAAAACGTTCCTGCAAGGTTTGGGTCTGAAAACCGCCCCCTTTGCCGACATAACCGATGCAGAAACCTTGTCCGCTGCACTCGCGACAATTGGCGCGCCCGCCATCCTGAAGACCCGCCGCTTTGGATATGACGGCAAAGGGCAGGCGCGGATCAAATCGCCCGATGATGTTGCGCAAGCCATGGATGATATGGCCGGTGCGCCGTCCATTCTGGAAGGGTTCGTTGATTTTTCTTACGAAGTCTCGGTTATTGCCGCCCGTGGGGTACATGGTGATGTGGCCTGTTTTGATCCGGGCGAAAACGTGCACCGCGATGGTATCCTGCACACAACAACCGTGCCCGCAAGGCTGAGCGCTTCGCAACGCACAGATGCCATTCTTCTGGCCGCGAACATATTGAATGCACTCGATTATGTGGGCGTACTTGGCGTTGAATTGTTCGTCACGTCTCAGGGCCTGATCGTCAATGAAATCGCGCCGCGCGTACACAATTCGGGCCACTGGACACAAAACGGCTGCACCACGGATCAGTTTGAACAGCACATTCGCGCGATTGCCGGCTGGCCCTTGGGCGACGGGCAAAGGTTTGCAGATATCGTGATGGAAAATCTGATTGGCCACGATATGGATCGTGTGCCGTTGCTGGCCAAAGAACCGGACACCGCCCTGCATCTCTACGGAAAGGCCGAAACCAAACCGGGTCGCAAAATGGGCCACGTCAATCGGGTTGTCCGTACCAAAACCTGA